From the genome of Paraflavitalea devenefica, one region includes:
- a CDS encoding ribonucleoside-diphosphate reductase small subunit produces MSNENEILLQENKDRFVILPINYPRVWEMYKKHEASFWTAEEIDLSGDMKDWASLNDGERHFISHVLAFFAASDGIVNENLAVNFMSEVQLPEARCFYGFQIMMENIHSETYALLIDTYIKDPQEKHRLFHAIDTVPAVKKKAEWALRWIENGSFAERLVAFAAVEGIFFSGSFCSIFWLKKRGLMPGLTFSNELISRDEGLHCEFACLLYSMLRQQMTQEEVYAIIGDAVKIEKEFITEALPVDLIGMNAKLMQQYIEFVADRWLSELGYPKMFNSTNPFDFMEMISLEGKTNFFEKRVGDYQKSGVIAGNKEAQNFSLEEDF; encoded by the coding sequence ATGAGCAACGAAAATGAAATATTACTGCAGGAAAACAAAGACCGCTTTGTGATCCTGCCCATTAACTACCCCCGTGTGTGGGAGATGTACAAGAAGCATGAAGCCAGTTTCTGGACAGCGGAAGAGATTGACCTCAGCGGCGACATGAAAGACTGGGCCAGCTTAAACGACGGGGAACGTCATTTTATTTCACACGTGCTGGCCTTTTTTGCCGCCAGCGATGGCATTGTGAATGAAAACCTGGCCGTGAACTTCATGAGTGAAGTACAATTGCCCGAAGCACGCTGCTTCTACGGCTTCCAGATCATGATGGAGAATATCCATTCCGAAACGTATGCCCTGCTCATAGACACTTATATTAAAGATCCGCAGGAAAAGCACCGCCTGTTCCATGCCATCGACACCGTACCCGCGGTGAAGAAGAAAGCAGAATGGGCCCTGCGCTGGATCGAGAACGGTTCTTTCGCAGAAAGACTGGTAGCCTTTGCCGCCGTGGAAGGTATTTTCTTCAGTGGCAGCTTCTGCTCCATTTTCTGGCTGAAGAAAAGAGGCCTGATGCCCGGCCTTACGTTCAGCAATGAACTGATCAGCCGCGATGAAGGCCTGCATTGCGAGTTTGCCTGCCTGCTGTACAGCATGCTTCGTCAGCAAATGACACAAGAAGAAGTATATGCCATTATTGGCGATGCCGTGAAGATCGAAAAAGAGTTCATCACCGAAGCCCTGCCGGTAGACCTGATTGGTATGAATGCCAAACTGATGCAGCAGTATATTGAGTTTGTGGCCGACCGCTGGCTGAGTGAACTGGGCTATCCCAAGATGTTTAACAGCACCAACCCCTTCGATTTCATGGAGATGATCTCCCTCGAAGGAAAGACCAACTTCTTTGAGAAGCGCGTGGGGGATTACCAGAAGAGTGGGGTGATTGCGGGTAACAAGGAAGCGCAGAATTTCTCTCTCGAAGAAGATTTTTAA
- a CDS encoding MauE/DoxX family redox-associated membrane protein, which produces MKKSFIVGIISLLLILLMVYAAMAKLNDYYNFRFGLSESPIIAPFAGLLVWAVPVTELLIAAMLSLPFLRLAGLYASFVLMLLFTLYIIVMLSFYKDIPCSCGGILEEMSWGAHIVFNLGFVLLSAWAIMLEKKRRRRLPAVEAVPLSR; this is translated from the coding sequence ATGAAAAAAAGTTTCATCGTGGGGATCATATCCCTGCTCCTTATCCTGTTGATGGTATATGCTGCCATGGCCAAGCTCAATGATTACTACAACTTCCGCTTTGGCCTCAGCGAATCGCCCATCATTGCTCCTTTTGCCGGCCTGCTCGTATGGGCGGTACCTGTTACCGAACTGCTTATTGCCGCTATGTTATCGCTGCCTTTCCTGCGCCTGGCCGGCTTGTATGCCTCCTTTGTGTTGATGTTGCTGTTTACCTTGTACATTATTGTGATGCTTTCTTTTTATAAGGACATTCCCTGTTCCTGCGGGGGCATCCTGGAAGAAATGTCGTGGGGAGCGCATATTGTGTTCAACCTGGGCTTTGTATTGCTGAGCGCCTGGGCCATCATGCTGGAGAAAAAGCGCCGACGACGTTTACCGGCTGTGGAAGCGGTGCCGCTGTCACGTTAA
- a CDS encoding HTH domain-containing protein — translation MRKNILERLERIDRLIRIKGTGTPAELAARLKMSERNIYQYLNLMKDLGAPIKFDPFRETYYYSEDGQFIICFQRATNGDGTKDDKKPAIKKSA, via the coding sequence ATGCGAAAGAACATTCTTGAGCGCCTGGAACGCATCGACCGCCTTATCCGCATTAAAGGGACCGGAACCCCCGCAGAACTGGCGGCCAGATTAAAAATGTCTGAAAGAAACATCTACCAGTACCTCAACCTCATGAAGGACCTGGGAGCGCCCATCAAATTTGATCCTTTCCGGGAGACTTATTACTACAGTGAAGATGGGCAATTCATCATCTGTTTTCAACGCGCCACCAATGGAGACGGTACTAAAGACGACAAGAAACCTGCTATTAAAAAGTCTGCTTAA
- a CDS encoding HTH domain-containing protein — protein MLKDSILRIQQIDNLIKRKGTGSPDDFAARLHISRRCLYDYINKMKDWGAPIEYDLFKQTYYYTEEGKFTIAFTCN, from the coding sequence ATGTTAAAAGATTCAATTTTACGCATCCAGCAAATAGACAACCTTATCAAAAGGAAAGGAACGGGATCACCGGATGACTTCGCTGCCCGCCTTCATATTTCCCGAAGATGCCTTTATGACTATATCAATAAAATGAAGGACTGGGGAGCACCCATTGAGTACGACCTTTTTAAGCAAACCTACTATTATACTGAAGAAGGCAAGTTTACAATTGCTTTCACGTGCAATTAA
- a CDS encoding protein kinase domain-containing protein: MKSTSIVITSEISMENQSLPAKGKAEKRAGNRVGYHYIILKSFKESTKNDVVKCWYIKGLLNFGVCVIKEGSLGDSKDRSGRDIIDRLKWQKHLHESLQDKVRIPRLLGSFEENGNYYLVIEFIAGRPLHTLLAEKRKAERQNVFARQGVDKRLAGYLVQAAEILEKLHRVGIVHRDFTPNNLLITGRRKVALIDMELSYSLRQQFPQPVFTLGTYGYMSPQQEAMQVPTKAEDIYALGAILFLAWSGVAPAKVLRESWDSVQKKLPFFIADKHIAELIGQCLSPEVAIRPDAATIAGTLRQYKADLIKGTARPLNSTITVSKEEIMVAATSALQAMCSPLMADPEKGWFAVDMKASPKEDKSKLQKAWYASFNRGASGIIYLLARAKQVGLDTGSAQPLIEKGLDFIATKYINRIGQATTGLHFGADGIAAALATAMDAELIESSPTYQRWVTQLLQKANPAISIAHGAAGQGMAVLLSGGHLPWHTYHALLQKYAEVLIQRQQKDGSWINGYYTARFGRKKARVTRGFLSGMAGQIAFLLEYGHLLQHEPSMEAARQGLYWLLGQARPKKGTLLWRSSQGKALSYSFSDGIAGVALAFIKGYEYTREETFGKAASATLHALPVNLTDNGLSQDTGLAGLGEVYLEAFRVLRENHWQQRADWIAQVIMQLRQVHPQHGDYWLVEGERQPVANFMVGNSGVIHFLLRYCQPAVLGLPLFPTTSLPSS, encoded by the coding sequence ATGAAATCAACATCCATTGTTATCACATCAGAAATTTCCATGGAAAATCAGTCCCTTCCTGCAAAGGGAAAAGCAGAGAAAAGGGCAGGTAATCGGGTGGGATATCATTATATAATATTGAAGAGCTTTAAGGAAAGCACCAAAAATGATGTAGTCAAATGCTGGTATATCAAGGGGCTCCTCAATTTTGGTGTTTGTGTAATAAAAGAGGGAAGTTTGGGGGACTCCAAAGACCGGAGCGGCAGAGATATAATTGACCGGTTAAAGTGGCAAAAGCACTTGCATGAAAGCCTGCAAGACAAAGTGCGGATTCCCCGGCTACTTGGCAGCTTTGAAGAAAATGGCAACTATTACCTGGTCATAGAATTTATCGCAGGCAGGCCGCTGCACACCTTATTGGCAGAGAAACGAAAAGCCGAAAGACAGAATGTTTTTGCCAGGCAAGGGGTGGATAAACGCCTGGCGGGCTACCTAGTGCAGGCGGCGGAAATCCTTGAAAAATTACATCGTGTAGGTATTGTTCACCGTGATTTTACCCCCAATAATTTACTGATTACCGGTAGGAGAAAAGTGGCGCTCATTGATATGGAGCTCTCCTATTCCTTGAGGCAGCAATTCCCACAACCTGTTTTTACCCTGGGCACCTACGGTTACATGTCCCCCCAACAGGAGGCCATGCAGGTACCCACTAAGGCCGAGGATATATACGCCTTGGGAGCTATCCTGTTCCTAGCCTGGAGCGGCGTGGCACCAGCAAAGGTCTTGCGGGAGTCTTGGGATTCGGTACAAAAGAAACTGCCCTTTTTCATTGCTGACAAACACATTGCCGAACTGATCGGTCAATGCCTTTCCCCAGAGGTTGCCATAAGGCCCGATGCTGCCACCATTGCCGGAACACTCAGACAATACAAGGCGGATCTGATCAAAGGGACGGCCCGGCCCCTCAACTCGACCATCACGGTTTCGAAGGAGGAAATAATGGTTGCGGCTACATCTGCCCTGCAAGCCATGTGCAGCCCTTTAATGGCAGACCCGGAGAAAGGTTGGTTCGCCGTGGATATGAAGGCTTCCCCAAAAGAAGATAAGTCAAAGCTGCAAAAAGCATGGTATGCTAGTTTTAACCGAGGCGCATCGGGCATTATCTACCTGCTGGCGCGTGCCAAACAGGTCGGCCTGGACACCGGTTCCGCACAACCGCTTATAGAGAAGGGGCTTGATTTTATTGCCACCAAATATATCAATCGCATCGGCCAAGCGACTACTGGGCTGCATTTCGGGGCAGATGGCATTGCAGCCGCCTTGGCAACGGCCATGGATGCAGAGTTGATCGAGTCATCGCCGACTTACCAACGGTGGGTCACGCAGTTGTTGCAAAAAGCTAATCCTGCTATTTCCATCGCCCATGGTGCGGCGGGCCAGGGTATGGCAGTCCTTTTGAGCGGTGGGCATCTGCCGTGGCATACCTACCATGCCCTGCTACAAAAATATGCAGAGGTGCTTATTCAGCGACAGCAAAAAGATGGAAGCTGGATAAACGGGTATTATACCGCCCGCTTTGGACGGAAGAAAGCGAGGGTGACACGGGGATTTTTAAGTGGTATGGCAGGACAGATTGCATTTTTGTTGGAATATGGTCACCTGCTGCAGCATGAACCCAGCATGGAGGCTGCCCGGCAAGGTCTATATTGGCTATTGGGGCAGGCCCGTCCGAAAAAAGGAACGCTGCTATGGCGAAGCTCACAAGGTAAAGCGCTGTCGTATAGTTTTTCGGATGGGATCGCCGGCGTTGCCCTTGCTTTTATCAAAGGGTATGAATATACTCGGGAAGAGACCTTTGGGAAAGCCGCTTCAGCAACACTGCATGCACTCCCAGTTAACCTGACTGATAACGGCCTGTCCCAAGATACTGGGCTGGCCGGATTGGGAGAAGTATACTTGGAAGCATTCCGTGTGCTGAGGGAAAATCATTGGCAACAGCGTGCCGATTGGATCGCCCAAGTAATCATGCAACTGCGCCAAGTGCATCCGCAACATGGCGACTATTGGTTAGTGGAAGGTGAAAGGCAGCCAGTGGCAAATTTTATGGTAGGCAATAGCGGGGTCATCCATTTCTTGTTGCGTTACTGCCAACCGGCGGTATTGGGCTTGCCGTTGTTTCCGACTACATCCCTTCCTTCATCGTAG
- a CDS encoding metallophosphoesterase family protein yields the protein MENAITLKLQLPQSDGSAKSFALRLGAMSQATPFQSVRPRKLFVLPVYAGDFAAFRLLLKRVKMINNKYRWIFGDGHLVVFGDRMAGRTPVSEYLWFLYSLDQQARLAGGRLHYIPGIGDFSALGGHWRFDHPSYAGNMGGNAAVNALYDGNNTLWHWLYSRNIVEKVGRILLIQGGILPQFGNLELSLATINQYARQFYSGTLPPATLPDWDHLFSGDYNPLTYNGFWNGEVSEGQLKDIRKKYGIDLIVTHVPNVPQESPLLKHLVNLPYNDLAEGSLEGLIIRPKHLRIYAIGLEGSRRQLR from the coding sequence ATGGAAAACGCCATTACCTTAAAGTTACAGCTTCCGCAAAGCGATGGGTCAGCCAAATCATTTGCCCTTCGGCTTGGTGCCATGTCCCAGGCAACTCCCTTCCAATCGGTTCGGCCCAGAAAATTGTTTGTGCTACCGGTGTACGCAGGTGATTTTGCCGCCTTTCGCCTTTTGCTAAAAAGGGTAAAAATGATCAACAACAAATACCGCTGGATTTTTGGGGATGGGCACCTCGTTGTTTTCGGCGATCGCATGGCCGGCCGTACCCCGGTCAGCGAATATCTGTGGTTCCTATATTCTCTGGACCAGCAGGCACGCCTGGCTGGCGGGCGCCTCCATTATATCCCCGGTATTGGGGATTTTTCGGCGCTGGGGGGCCACTGGCGGTTTGATCATCCCTCCTACGCCGGCAACATGGGTGGAAATGCCGCGGTTAATGCCCTCTATGATGGCAATAATACTTTATGGCATTGGTTGTACTCGCGCAATATAGTAGAGAAGGTAGGACGAATCCTCCTTATCCAGGGAGGGATCTTACCGCAGTTCGGCAACCTAGAACTATCGCTGGCTACCATTAACCAATATGCGAGACAGTTTTACAGCGGGACGTTACCACCAGCAACGCTACCAGATTGGGATCATTTATTTTCCGGGGATTATAATCCACTTACCTATAACGGATTTTGGAACGGGGAAGTTAGTGAAGGGCAATTAAAAGATATCCGCAAAAAGTACGGGATCGATTTGATTGTTACCCATGTACCCAATGTTCCCCAAGAAAGTCCATTACTAAAACATCTGGTCAATCTACCCTATAACGACTTGGCGGAAGGATCTCTGGAAGGACTCATCATCCGGCCCAAGCATTTGCGTATCTATGCCATCGGTCTGGAGGGATCCAGGCGTCAGCTACGATGA